CCTGGGGACCTGCGTTCGGTACCATCGTGGCCGGAGGCGCGCACGCCTGTACGCTGCACTATACGCGCAACGACGCGCGCCTTCCGCAGGACGGGTGGGTGCTGATCGACGCCGGAGCGGAGGTGGCCGGGTACGCCGGGGACATCACGCGGGCGTTGCCGGTGACGGGGCGTGGCACCCCCGCCCAGCGCGACCTGCACGACGTGGTACGCGAGGCGCGGGATGCTGCGCTCGCGGTGGCCCGTCCCGGCGCGACGATCGACGACGTGGAGCGTGCGGTGCGCGACCGGCTCGAGGCCGGGCTGGTGGAGCTGGGACTGGCGTCCCGCGCCGACGCGGAGCAACGCCGCGCCCGCCTGGGGCGCCTCTTCCCGCACAAGTCCGGACACTGGCTGGGGCTGGACGTACACGACGTGGGACTCTACCGGGTGCACGGTGCCGCCCGGACGCTGACCCCCGGCATGGTCTTCACGGTGGAACCCGGCCTGTATGTGCCTGGGGACGACGAACAGGCGCCGCCGGAGCTGCGGGGCGTCGGCATCCGCCTGGAGGACGACGTGCTCATCACCGCGGAGGGGTGCGAGAACCTGACGGCCGCGCTCCCCATGGACGTGGACGGCCTGATCGCATTGCGGGAGGGGGGCACGGCGTGAGTCCGACGGGCTTCATGGAGCAGCTCCGCCGCCCCGGCCCGCTCGTGGCGGTCGAGCTGCGGCCGCCGCGCAGCGGGCTCGACCCGGCGGAGAGCATGGACGTGTGGATCGACATGCACCACACGCTCCAGGCGCTGACGCGGGCGGGTCGGCCGGTGCTGATCACCGACAACGCCGTGGCCGTCGAAGAGGAGGAGAACCTCGCGCACCTGACGGCCAACCTTCCGGCCGACGTGACCCCCAGGGGCATCGCACCGTTCCTCACCTGCAAGCACACGCTGGAGTATTGCCTGCTCTACGCCTCCCGGGCCGCGTCGCACGGCTTCGAAGCGCTGACGGTGCTCGGGGGAGACCGCTTCGGCGGACCGCCCCGCTGTGTGCCGCATGCGTACGAGCTCCGGCAGCGGATCCGCGAGGCCGTGCCTTCGCTCAAGCTCGGGGGCTGGATCAACCCGCACCGCGACATCGAACAGCAGGTGCGCTTCGCCCTCGATCCCCGGTTCACCGCCGACTTCATCCTCACGCAGGTGGTGTCGCACCACTCGCTGGATCGGGTGGAGGCGGTGCAGGAGGGCCTGCGGGCCGCCGGCGTGGACCTGCCGGTCGTGTGGGGCGTCTTCCTCTACCGGAGCGCGAATCCCCGGACGCTGGCGCGCCTGAACGAGTACTTCCCCGTGCCGGCCGAAGCGCTCACGGACGAGTTCGCGACCGGGGTCGGCGCGGAGGAGCTGGCCGGCCGGACGGTGGCGGCGCTGCGCGGGGTGGGCGCCGACAAGGTGTACGTCTCCAATCTGGGATTTCGCGGCGCCGAACGGACCCTGAAGAAGGTGCTGAGCCAGGTCTGAGCGTGGGGCCCCTCCGGTCCGGCCCCCTGCGGGCCCCGGGCGGGCCGCGTGTTGACGGATCCGGTCGGATCCCCCGAGGATGTCCGGGTTTGTCCACCCCAGCCCAGGACGGAAGCCTCGTGCCGACGGACATCGAGATCGCCCAATCGCACGCCCTCAGGCCCATCACCGACATCGCCGCCCGCCTCGGGCTGGGCCCGGACGACATCGAGCCCTACGGGCGCACGAAGGCCAAGGTCCCGATGGCCGCCGTCCACGGCCGTCCCGACCGCAAGGGCAAGCTCATCCTGGTGACCGGCATCACGCCCACCCCGGCCGGGGAGGGGAAGTCGACCGTGTCGGTGGGGCTGGCCGACGCGCTGGCGCTCCGTGAGCGCAACCCCGTGCTTTGTCTGCGCGAGCCTTCGTTGGGGCCGGTGTTCGGGATCAAGGGAGGCGCGGCCGGCGGCGGATATTCCCAGGTCGTCCCGATGGTGGACATCAACCTGCATTTCACGGGGGACTTCCACGCCATCACGTCGGCGCACGCGCTGCTGGCGGCCCTGCTCGACAACTACATCTATCGCCCGAACACGGCCGGGATCGATCCCCGCCGCGTGGTGTGGCCACGGGCTGTCGACATGAACGACCGCGCGCTGCGCCAGATCGTCATCGGTCTCGGAGGCACCGCGGGCGGCGTGCCGCGCGAGAGCGGATTCGTGATCACGGCCGCGTCGGAAGTGATGGCCATCTTCTGTCTGTCCCGCGACCTGCGCGACCTGGAGCGCCGGCTGGGCGAGATCATCGTCGCGTACACGCGAGACGGCTCACCGGTGCGCGCCGCGGAGCTCGACGCTCCCCCGGCCATGGGCATCCTGCTCAAGGACGCGCTCCAACCCAATCTCGTGCAGACGTTGGGCGGCACCCCGGCGCTCGTGCACGGTGGGCCCTTCGCCAACATCGCGCACGGCTGCAACTCCCTGATGGCCACCGAGGCCGGACTTCGTCTCGGCGATGTCGTGGTCACCGAAGCGGGGTTCGGCGCCGACCTCGGTGCCGAGAAGTTCTTCGACATCAAGTGCCGCTTCGGCGGTCTGGAGCCGGCGGCGGCCGTGGTGGTGTCCACCGTCCGCGCGTTGAAGATGCACGGCGGCGTCCCGCTGGCGAACCTGGGCGCCGAGAACGCGGAGGCGGTGCGCAAGGGCGTCGTCAACCTGCTCGGCCACGTCGAGAACGTGCGGAAATTCGGCGTGCCTCCGGTGGTCGCCATCAATCGCTTCACCAGCGACACCGACGCCGAGGTGCGCGAGATCATGGCCGCGTGTGCGGCGGCGGGCGTTCCCGCGGTGCAGGCGGATCCCTGGGGCGGCGGGGGCGAGGGCTGCCTGGACCTGGCGGATGCGGTCTGGGACACGGTCCAGGGAGGCACGGCGGCCTTCAAGCCCCTCTATCCCGACTCCCTGGGGCTCGCCGCGAAGATCGAGACCGTCGCCAAGGAGATCTACGGTGCCGACGGCATCGACCTGCTGCCCGCGGCCGCGAAGGACATCGCGCGGCTGGAACAGGTCGGACTGGCGCACGCGCCGGTCTGCATCGCCAAGACGCAATACTCGTTCTCGGACGATCCCAAGCGCCTCGGCCGACCCCGTGGCTTCCGCATCACCGTGCGGGAGGTCACGCCGTCGGCGGGGGCGGGATTCGTCGTGGCCAAGACGGGGGACATCATGACCATGCCCGGTCTGGCCGCGACGCCCGCGGCCGCCGGCATGAGCCTGGCCGAGGACGGCACCATTCGCGGGTTGGCGTGAAGGCCGACCGGGCCCCGCGGTCGCTCAGCCGACCGTGGGGCCCGGTCGCCGCCGCCGCAACGACGTCCACGCCGTTCCCAGGGCCAGCAGCCCGAAGAGCACGTCCGCGGCGCTGGTCTCCACCTCCAGCCGGCGCCAGACGCCGCCGTCGCGTACGAACCCGCGCGTGAACTCGTGCGCCAGCGCCTCGCGCTCGTCGGTGCTCAGCGTGCGGACGTGGTCCTGCCCGAGCGTGAGCATCTCCAGCCAGAGAACGTCGGGAACGGTGTCCCCGGGCTCCAGCGAGGCGAGCGCGGTCTGGACCTCCGTGGGCACCCTCCCTTCGCGTTGCAGCTGCCAGAACGCCACGCCCGCGAGCGTCTCGGTATCGTCGACGATCATGTGCGAGACGCCGAAGTCGGGCACCAGCTGCGCGGTCAGCAGCGTCCCCACGACGAGCCCCGTGAGCGTGAGGACGGCCCCGGCTGCGCCGAGACGCGGGGAGCGGTCGCCGGTCGCGAGTGCCATGGCGCCCGCCACGAGCCCCCCCACCGGCCAGGCCAGGACCGCGAGGTTGCGGCCCGTGAACGACACCGCTGCCGCCCACAGGCAGCCCCCCACCAGGGCGGCGATCAGCCCGGCGACGAGGGCGGGAGCGAGAGCGAGCTCATGGGTCTGCGGTCCGACGGAGCGGACCGGCAGGACCGGGGGGCGCGAAGGCACCAACGATGGTAGACCACAGCGTTCGGCGTGGAGAGGCGCGGGGGGAGCCGCGGTCGAGCACCCCGCGGGCGGCAAGTTGAGGGCCATCTCCCCGCGGCTGTCGCGGCGCTTCGACGCAGCGCGGACGCCACCCCGTCCGCAGGGGCGCGGCTAGCCTCTGAGCTCCGCTGCGACCTCGTCGAGCACACGCAACGCCAGATCCAGATGTCCCGAGGGGGCACTGACATGCAGACCCTGGACGCGTGCGTGCAGCGCC
Above is a window of Gemmatimonadota bacterium DNA encoding:
- a CDS encoding formate--tetrahydrofolate ligase — translated: MPTDIEIAQSHALRPITDIAARLGLGPDDIEPYGRTKAKVPMAAVHGRPDRKGKLILVTGITPTPAGEGKSTVSVGLADALALRERNPVLCLREPSLGPVFGIKGGAAGGGYSQVVPMVDINLHFTGDFHAITSAHALLAALLDNYIYRPNTAGIDPRRVVWPRAVDMNDRALRQIVIGLGGTAGGVPRESGFVITAASEVMAIFCLSRDLRDLERRLGEIIVAYTRDGSPVRAAELDAPPAMGILLKDALQPNLVQTLGGTPALVHGGPFANIAHGCNSLMATEAGLRLGDVVVTEAGFGADLGAEKFFDIKCRFGGLEPAAAVVVSTVRALKMHGGVPLANLGAENAEAVRKGVVNLLGHVENVRKFGVPPVVAINRFTSDTDAEVREIMAACAAAGVPAVQADPWGGGGEGCLDLADAVWDTVQGGTAAFKPLYPDSLGLAAKIETVAKEIYGADGIDLLPAAAKDIARLEQVGLAHAPVCIAKTQYSFSDDPKRLGRPRGFRITVREVTPSAGAGFVVAKTGDIMTMPGLAATPAAAGMSLAEDGTIRGLA